The following proteins are co-located in the Lagopus muta isolate bLagMut1 chromosome 11, bLagMut1 primary, whole genome shotgun sequence genome:
- the LOC125698559 gene encoding LOW QUALITY PROTEIN: G2/M phase-specific E3 ubiquitin-protein ligase-like (The sequence of the model RefSeq protein was modified relative to this genomic sequence to represent the inferred CDS: inserted 2 bases in 1 codon): MGQTLCKWLPSPHTVCVGTQEAAGSREPACVLCGRVDEDSSILGHKVENGGFYFHTFCALFANGLCELVEGNSEARFRTEDLVRTMRQAEQMLCFVCGNLGASITCADPGCDRSFHFPCALEGECITQYTGEFRSFCWEHRPHQAVEAAPVQDTTCIFCMEPMDDSRSYSTMVCPACKQAWFHRACIQVGALSSPHGXTTGAQQHQARLTHTFFVFLLQKQALCTGIYRFQCPLCRDWVGFIPEMLFMGIRIPFRLVSFSQLLRCEGT; encoded by the exons ATGGGACAGACACTCTGCAAGTGGTTGCCGTCACCGCACACGGTGTGTGTGGGGACACAGGAGGCCGCAGGCTCAAGGGAGCCAG CATGCGTGCTGTGTGGCCGAGTGGATGAGGATTCAAGCATCCTTGGGCACAAAGTAGAGAACGGTGGATTCTATTTCCATACTTTTTGTGCG CTATTTGCCAATGGTCTTTGTGAACTTGTGGAAGGTAACAGTGAGGCACGTTTTCGCACAGAAGATCTGGTACGCACCAtgaggcaggcagagcagatg ctctgcttcGTTTGTGGCAATCTGGGGGCCAGCATTACCTGCGCAGATCCAGGCTGTGACCGCAGCTTCCATTTCCCCTGCGCCTTGGAGGGTGAATGCATCACCCAGTACACTGGAGAGTTCAG gtccttctgctgggagcacCGCCCACATCAGGCAGTGGAGGCAGCACCTGTGCAGGACACGACCTGCATTTTCTGCATGGAGCCCATGGATGACAGCAGGTCATACAGCACCATGGTGTGCCCAGCCTGCAAACAAGCCTGGTTCCACCGGGCCTGCATCCAGGTAGGAGCCCTCTCCTCACCCCATGG CACCACAGGTGCTCAGCAGCATCAGGCCCGTCTCACACACACGTTTTTCgtgtttctgctgcagaaacaggcTCTGTGCACAGGGATTTATCGCTTCCAGTGCCCCCTCTGCAGAGACTGGGTCGGGTTTATTCCAGAGATGCTCTTTATGGGGATCCGAATCCCATTCAGGTTGGTGTCTTTCAGCCAGCTCTTGAGATGTGAGGGCACATGA
- the LOC125698873 gene encoding NACHT, LRR and PYD domains-containing protein 1-like has protein sequence MGNQNLFTPCAPPEHQPPQMESDSGTRSSAKCMACPWPEDDRAEEVKPEITRGKEGKKETYRAHFPQAGFFRCAETELKFLVRTATTVEYEYSFWECHLPDGIPAGWMEAGLVFDIHATLGAVEAIHLLHFLCLTEGNVNTSEMRIGHVLNGNMLLEKPNAVKPFHTELRDPSFSPMGVILLSAAFPFICVHSLVLLYHVIRAANVTLHLYLIPNNHGLEKVVDKDEKR, from the exons ATGGGAAATCAAAATCTGTTCACACCGTGTGCACCTCCAGAACATCAGCCTCCACAGATGGAGAGTGACAGTGGCACACGCTCAAGTGCCAAATGCATGGCATGTCCCTGGCCAGAG gaTGACAGGGCAGAAGAAGTGAAGCCAGAGATTACTAGAGGCAAAGAAGGCAAGAAAGAGACATACAG agctcattTCCCTCAGGCTGGTTTCTTCCGCTGTGCTGAGACAGAGCTCAAGTTCCTGGTGAGGACAGCCACCACTGTTGAGTACGAGTACTCCTTCTGGGAATGTCACCTGCCTGATGGGATCCCCGCTGGATGGATGGAGGCTGGACTGGTGTTCGACATCCATGCTACGCTGGGTGCTGTCGAGGCCAttcatctccttcatttccTGTGTCTCACAG AAGGAAATGTGAACACATCTGAGATGCGTATCGGCCATGTCCTCAATGGGAACATGCTCCTGGAGAAGCCCAATGCAGTGAAGCCATTCCACACAGAGTTGAGAGATCCCAGTTTCTCCCCCATGGGAGTCATCTTGCTTTCTGCCGCATTCCCCTTCATCTGCGTGCACTCCCTTGTGCTGCTCTACCATGTCATCAGGGCTGCCAACGTCACCCTTCACCTCTACCTCATCCCCAACAACCACGGCCTGGAAAAG GTGGTGGACAAGGATGAGAAGAGATGA